Proteins encoded in a region of the Mucilaginibacter sabulilitoris genome:
- a CDS encoding nucleotidyl transferase AbiEii/AbiGii toxin family protein produces MIKPAEIHKRAFKYGVRDTQIEKDYILTWILYGIAGHERLSKILVFKGGTVLKKVYFPEYRFSEDLDFTLLNDDLTNEQLFSDFEEAFDFIAEEANITLQLGADAEHESGSINFYIVYTGPLGGSIGSKQVKVDITRKEILEFEPVEKPVFIDYSDGDDFSILCYPLEEVVIEKMCALMGRTQPRDLYDLWYLFEYEKLDIKAVWQEFERKAKNKGHDPANFVAKVQSKLNSFKGRWNSSLANQIKDLPDFDTVVRELNKHFRKINI; encoded by the coding sequence ATGATAAAACCGGCTGAAATACATAAACGGGCTTTTAAATATGGCGTCCGTGATACGCAGATTGAAAAGGATTATATTCTAACTTGGATACTATACGGGATTGCCGGTCACGAGCGGCTATCAAAAATATTGGTATTTAAAGGCGGTACCGTGCTGAAAAAAGTTTACTTTCCGGAATACCGGTTTTCGGAAGATCTTGACTTCACTTTACTGAATGACGACCTAACGAATGAGCAGTTGTTCAGCGACTTTGAGGAAGCTTTTGATTTCATCGCCGAAGAAGCGAACATCACCCTTCAACTTGGAGCGGACGCAGAACACGAAAGCGGCAGCATCAATTTTTATATTGTTTACACCGGCCCTTTGGGAGGCAGCATAGGCAGCAAGCAGGTCAAGGTCGATATCACCAGGAAAGAAATATTGGAATTTGAACCCGTGGAAAAACCGGTGTTTATCGATTATTCGGATGGTGACGATTTCTCTATACTTTGTTATCCTCTGGAGGAAGTGGTCATCGAAAAGATGTGCGCATTAATGGGCAGAACACAGCCCAGGGACTTATATGACCTTTGGTATCTCTTTGAATATGAAAAGCTGGATATCAAAGCCGTCTGGCAGGAATTTGAGCGAAAAGCCAAAAATAAGGGCCACGATCCGGCTAATTTTGTAGCAAAAGTTCAATCTAAACTCAATTCCTTTAAAGGGCGCTGGAATAGTTCCTTGGCAAACCAGATCAAAGACCTGCCGGATTTCGATACCGTAGTCAGGGAACTCAATAAACACTTCCGGAAAATAAATATCTGA
- a CDS encoding type IV toxin-antitoxin system AbiEi family antitoxin domain-containing protein has translation MKIISYRSGLLLKKFIEKDKQCFTFDEAMTALQHGSATSVRELLSDMTKRGLLMRVKKGTYYIIPYEQDADQFIPNWHLLASCLSGDTSHYIGYYSALQIHGLITQPSLHEMIVVNKQIRPSTMKVKNVDFQFIYHNQKHFFGAKKTWIDSYHKVLCSDLEKTFIDCLFKLEYSGGIVEIAKALHAAQNKLDYKKLLKYCIQFDSQAVLKRLGYIHDILDIQNPIREELLKIKTSSVVSLDTELPNEGKYSGTWSIKENLDAETIKGAILT, from the coding sequence ATGAAAATCATTTCCTACAGGTCTGGATTATTGCTTAAAAAGTTTATCGAAAAAGATAAGCAATGCTTTACTTTCGATGAAGCAATGACCGCTTTACAGCATGGGTCTGCTACCTCCGTAAGGGAGCTGCTTAGTGATATGACTAAACGCGGATTATTGATGCGGGTAAAGAAAGGTACGTATTATATTATTCCTTATGAACAGGATGCGGATCAGTTTATTCCAAACTGGCACTTACTGGCCTCGTGTCTCAGCGGGGATACGAGCCACTACATAGGTTATTATTCTGCCCTGCAAATTCACGGCCTGATCACCCAGCCTTCACTCCATGAAATGATCGTAGTAAACAAGCAAATAAGGCCATCAACCATGAAGGTTAAAAATGTGGATTTTCAGTTCATTTATCATAACCAGAAACATTTTTTCGGGGCTAAGAAAACCTGGATCGATTCTTATCATAAAGTTTTATGTTCGGACCTCGAAAAAACATTTATAGACTGCCTGTTCAAACTGGAATACAGCGGTGGTATCGTGGAGATCGCCAAGGCGTTACACGCAGCTCAAAACAAACTGGATTATAAAAAGCTGCTCAAATACTGTATACAGTTCGATTCACAGGCGGTATTGAAACGTCTGGGCTATATTCATGACATATTGGATATTCAAAATCCCATACGCGAAGAACTGCTAAAGATTAAAACCAGCTCGGTAGTTTCCTTAGATACTGAACTTCCCAATGAAGGCAAATATTCAGGCACCTGGAGTATAAAGGAAAATCTGGATGCTGAAACTATTAAAGGAGCAATACTGACATGA